The Syntrophorhabdaceae bacterium genome has a window encoding:
- the gvpA gene encoding gas vesicle structural protein GvpA (There are 14 genes on the gvp gene cluster in halophilic archaea. The product of gvpA is a structural component of gas vesicles, which provide buoyancy to cells and promote flotation. It has been reported that the products of gvpAO and gvpFGJKLM represent the minimal set required for gas vesicle formation in halophilic archaea.) yields the protein MAVEKAIGSSSLVEVIDRILDKGVVVDAWVRVSLVGIEILAIEARVVVASVETYLKYAEAIGLTATAA from the coding sequence ATGGCAGTAGAAAAAGCAATAGGTTCATCCAGTTTGGTTGAGGTAATCGACAGAATTCTCGACAAGGGAGTAGTTGTCGATGCATGGGTGAGGGTTTCTCTGGTAGGTATTGAAATACTTGCTATTGAAGCCAGGGTTGTTGTGGCATCGGTAGAAACGTACCTGAAGTATGCTGAGGCAATAGGCCTTACCGCAACGGCAGCGTAA
- a CDS encoding response regulator: MENILVVDDNEDMCQVISDVLRAEGYVVRIACDGESALNELKKKTYDLMVLDYKLFDMNGLEVLEKLIGITSSLYTIMISAYGSESVKARAHELGAYSFFDKPFDVNVLMKTVKKALSEKKSLIQ; encoded by the coding sequence ATGGAAAATATCTTGGTTGTAGATGATAATGAGGATATGTGCCAGGTAATATCGGATGTTCTGAGGGCCGAAGGGTATGTGGTAAGGATAGCTTGCGATGGTGAATCAGCGCTGAATGAGCTCAAAAAGAAAACCTATGACCTTATGGTTCTGGATTATAAACTTTTTGATATGAACGGGTTGGAAGTACTGGAAAAACTGATTGGAATCACATCTTCCCTTTACACGATAATGATCTCGGCTTACGGGAGTGAATCGGTAAAGGCGAGGGCACATGAATTAGGAGCTTATAGTTTCTTCGACAAACCTTTTGATGTGAACGTCCTGATGAAAACCGTCAAGAAGGCATTAAGCGAAAAGAAAAGCTTAATACAGTAG